From a region of the Gossypium raimondii isolate GPD5lz chromosome 10, ASM2569854v1, whole genome shotgun sequence genome:
- the LOC105776992 gene encoding uncharacterized protein LOC105776992, translating into MSLYTLPIRPTYPIITCRVSPATAPTVASPPPPPSLLPPATSATAVPSLTCALQCPHFESCSGCTHEFNLHRPVIVDEASNFFKGLGVSDFTFDSCRLWGWRCRAKLAVRGSSENPLIGLYQEGTHNVVDIPQCKAHHPNINAAVELLRKGVRELNIEPYDEDQGTGDLRYVQMAVTTHNTALPAVERYRNGRVQVALVWNSRNEKSSNSDKLNALANFLWRNGGSRSKLHLIHSVWANFQTSTNNIIFGNRWRHLLGERDFWEHVGGIDISLDPSSFGQANTRAFDNLLRKLHKYVPFGASVADLYAGAGVIGLSLAATKKCRSVKCIEINKESKPSFEKTVDRLPKSIEGSISWHNADTSIDPLSWLVGSDVIVIDPPRKGLDTTLIDALRTISSHKVKPSLKGSSSNIKEEKRPWVLRERERAKEASVQVGRETISEDPQSLPETLIYISCGWESFKEDCKSLLNSKSWQLEKAHGFNFFPGTQSIEVLAVFKRSLKKKKTGKKKKKQG; encoded by the exons ATGTCACTCTACACCCTCCCAATACGTCCCACTTATCCAATCATCACCTGCCGCGTATCCCCCGCCACAGCGCCAACCGTCGCTTCTCCTCCACCTCCTCCCTCCTTACTCCCGCCAGCTACTTCCGCAACTGCTGTCCCCTCGCTAACTTGCGCCTTACAGTGTCCTCACTTTGAATC GTGCTCTGGATGCACGCACGAGTTCAATCTACACCGTCCGGTCATCGTAGACGAAGCATCTAATTTCTTCAAGGGTCTTGGAGTGTCAGATTTTACTTTCGATAGCTGTAGATTG TGGGGATGGAGGTGTCGAGCAAAGTTAGCCGTTCGTGGATCATCGGAGAACCCTCTGATTGGACTCTATCAGGAGGGTACTCATAACGTTGTGGATATTCCTCAATGCAAAG CTCATCACCCCAACATTAATGCTGCTGTTGAGCTACTAAGAAAag GTGTTAGAGAATTAAATATTGAACCATATGATGAGGATCAAGGGACAGGGGATTTGCGATACGTTCAG ATGGCTGTTACAACACACAATACTGCACTTCCAGCTGTCGAAAGATATAGAAATG GTAGAGTACAGGTTGCTTTAGTTTGGAATTCAAGAAATGAGAAGTCCTCAAATTCGGACAAATTAAATGCCTTGGCTAAT TTTTTGTGGAGAAATGGTGGGTCAAGGAGTAAACTCCATTTGATCCATTCTGTGTGGGCTAATTTTCAGACATCTACTAACAAT ATAATTTTTGGGAATAGATGGAGACATCTTTTGGGGGAAAGGGATTTCTGGGAGCATGTTGGGGGGATTGATATATCCTTGGATCCCTCCAGTTTCGGCCAAGCAAACACACGG GCTTTTGATAATTTGCTTCGGAAGTTACACAAATATGTGCCTTTTGGAGCATCTGTGGCTGATTTGTATGCAGGAGCTGGTGTCATTGGATTATCATTAGCTGCCACTAAAAAATGCAG gTCTGTAAAATGCATTGAGATTAACAAAGAATCTAAGCCATCATTTGAGAAGACAGTTGACCGCTTACCAAAGTCTATTGAGGGCAGCATTAGCTGGCACAATGCTGACACTTCCATT GATCCTCTTTCTTGGCTTGTGGGATCAGATGTGATTGTCATTGATCCTCCTCGGAAGGGATTAGATACAACTTTGATTGATGCATTACGGACCATATCTTCACATAAAGTTAAACCATCTTTGAAAGG TTCATCTtcaaatataaaagaagaaaagagaccATGGGTTTTACGCGAAAGAGAACGTGCGAAAGAAGCTTCAGTTCAAGTTGGAAGAGAAACAATTTCAGAAGATCCTCAATCACTTCCAGAAACTCTCATTTATATAAGCTGTGGATGGGAAAGCTTCAAAGAG GATTGCAAGTCCTTGTTGAATAGTAAGTCTTGGCAGTTGGAAAAAGCCCATGGTTTTAATTTCTTTCCAGGCACTCAGAG CATTGAGGTATTAGCTGTGTTCAAAAGGAGcctcaagaaaaagaaaacaggaaagaaaaagaagaaacagGGTTGA